The Chryseobacterium oranimense genome contains the following window.
AAAATTTTGTAGATATTTTGTGATACTTATTATTTCGTATCCTTCATTCGTTTTTGCTTTTTTATATTGAGCAAATTGATTCTTGTCAAAGAAAAGTACTTCTTTTTTCATCATAAACTTATGAGGGAATATTTACGTTCTGAATGATAGCTAACAAATCTATGTAGTGATATTCTTCATTACTCCCATTTCTTGAACTTGCAAAAACAAAATTTGGAGTTGTTTCTTGTTCCGGATATTGACTATCTTGAATTTCTTGATTGCCTGCATTATTGCCTGTGTTAGTACTTATGTTTTGCACAGATCCTAACTCTTGAAAAAATTCAAATGAGTTTCTAAGGGAGTCTAATTTGATTCTACCCTTATACAATCCAACTAATGAAACTTTACCAATAAAAAGATCATCAACACTATAAGAACTCTCAAATTCACTTTCAAAAGTTAGAGGTATTTTCACTAGAATTGCATCTTCAATACCTTCTATTTTTCCTTTCATCTTATAAGCATAATCTTTAAACATTGAGTTAAAAAGATTATTAATATCTAAGCCATTCATTCCAGGAATATCAATACCTTTGAATGAACCACTATTAAATAATTTTACGGTTCTTAATTCTGCTTCATTTTCTAGAGAAAGATGCACATTATCAATCTTTATAAGTTGCCCTTCGTTAACATTTGAAAATTCTTTAATTTGATGACTTTTATTTATAATTTCACTAAGAATTATTGATTTAGTTGTTTTTATCTCAAATGTTTCTAATACTTTTTGAGAATCAGATTTTGTAGTTTTCCTACCTGCTTCTGTATCAACATTAAAAATGCTTAAAAATTTGAAACCGAGTTTGCCCCTATAATCTATTTCTTTATCATCAGTATTTTCAGAATGTAGCTCGCCCCCTAAAGTAATAACATTGCTAAGCATCATTTTAATTTCGTAGACTTTAGCAAAGTTTATATAGTAAATATTAAATATCATTTTAATAAAGATTTCAATTAATTATGTTTATTAAAAATGATTATTTCTCAATCAACCTCTCCAATTTCTCAATCATTTCCTTCTGTTGCTGAATCATACGCTCATAAAGCTCAACCATTTTATCTAGCGGATTGAAAGTAGGCTGAATATTTATTGCATTTAAAGTTGATGTATCGTTACTTGTAAATGTATTAGAAATAATATTCACCGCCTGCTCCTCATCAAAATTCTCAATCGCCTCAGCCGGAACTTTCAGGATCTTGGCTACCTTGGCCAGAATATCCGTTTCTACGGTTTCTTTTTGTTCAAGAAGGGAAATTTTCTTCTGGTTCCAGTCGTCGCCCAGTTCCAGGGCAAGGGCTTCCTGTTTTATGCCCAGCATTTCGCGGAAACGTTTGATGTTTCGGCCCTGATGTATTTTTTTATCTTGCATATCTGTGTCAATCATAATAACAAATATAAAGTTTTAGGAGAGAAAAATAAAGCTCAGAAATAAAATAAATTATATTCTGAAATATCCTTCGTTTCACATAAAATATCCTTTCAGAAACTGGTTTATACCGGCTGGTATCCTTTGGTTTGCAGAAAAAACAACAAATAATGAAAAAAAAGATCAGTTCTCAGAACAAATATAAGATTTTCCGCAGCCGGAATCTTAAGGTTTTCCGTAAATCCTTCGCACGGGCATACTACCATGAAGTTTTCTTTCCGGAGATCAGGATTGCCGGGAAATGGGTTCAGGATTGTGGTTTTGAGGCAGGGGACAGGGTAGCGGTTATTGTGTCCGAAAACCAGATTATTTTGAAAAAAGCGTAATTTTCTGGGTTATTTTATTTTACCAAAAACATTTTCTTCCATTTGGTAACAGTGTTCCGGCTTAGCTTGAAATGATTGGCCAATTGGATATTAT
Protein-coding sequences here:
- a CDS encoding SymE family type I addiction module toxin, whose amino-acid sequence is MKKKISSQNKYKIFRSRNLKVFRKSFARAYYHEVFFPEIRIAGKWVQDCGFEAGDRVAVIVSENQIILKKA
- a CDS encoding helix-turn-helix transcriptional regulator encodes the protein MIDTDMQDKKIHQGRNIKRFREMLGIKQEALALELGDDWNQKKISLLEQKETVETDILAKVAKILKVPAEAIENFDEEQAVNIISNTFTSNDTSTLNAINIQPTFNPLDKMVELYERMIQQQKEMIEKLERLIEK